One window of the Streptomyces sp. NBC_00259 genome contains the following:
- a CDS encoding tyrosine-protein phosphatase: protein MTQQLPQTPPTEPELSGVRNFRDVGGLPTVDGHRTRYGRLFRSGHLAHATGSDAAFLGSLGLHTVFDFRNAADHRLEGPDVELPGVRNVNIPLSDPADGAEFWRMVRDGDLDQLKTILADGKAAGRMTASYRTIIKERTAEHSRVLHALAQDSVPALMHCAAGKDRAGLSIAISLLAVGVEREAIEADYLKSNDPHRRYKVRRSDTSPAGMSPEVMELLSPLFDARAEYLAAAFATMDEVWGGTERYLSEGLKLAPETRERLRERLLDGSV from the coding sequence GTGACGCAGCAGCTGCCCCAGACCCCGCCGACCGAGCCCGAGCTGTCCGGGGTTCGCAACTTCCGGGACGTGGGCGGACTGCCGACCGTCGACGGGCACCGGACGCGCTACGGACGGCTCTTCCGCAGCGGCCATCTCGCGCACGCGACCGGCAGCGACGCCGCCTTCCTCGGCTCGCTCGGGCTCCACACGGTCTTCGACTTCCGCAATGCGGCGGACCACAGGCTGGAGGGCCCCGACGTCGAGCTGCCGGGGGTGCGCAACGTGAACATCCCGCTGTCCGACCCGGCTGACGGCGCCGAGTTCTGGCGGATGGTCCGCGACGGTGATCTCGACCAGCTGAAGACGATCCTCGCCGACGGCAAGGCCGCCGGCCGGATGACCGCCTCCTACCGCACGATCATCAAGGAGCGCACCGCCGAGCACAGCCGCGTGCTGCACGCGCTGGCGCAGGACAGCGTGCCGGCGCTGATGCACTGTGCGGCGGGCAAGGACCGGGCGGGCCTGTCGATCGCGATCTCGCTGCTGGCCGTGGGTGTCGAGCGTGAGGCGATCGAGGCCGACTACCTCAAGTCGAACGACCCGCACCGGCGCTACAAGGTGCGCCGCAGCGACACCTCACCGGCCGGGATGTCGCCGGAGGTGATGGAGCTGCTCAGCCCGCTGTTCGACGCCCGGGCCGAGTATCTGGCGGCGGCGTTCGCGACCATGGACGAGGTCTGGGGCGGTACCGAGCGCTACCTCTCCGAGGGACTGAAGCTCGCACCCGAGACGCGTGAGCGGCTGCGTGAGCGGCTGCTCGACGGCTCGGTCTGA
- a CDS encoding alpha-galactosidase: MIETVGDGRIWVLSGLTSSYALLVTDRDELLHLHWGPRIGPADAEALAADPLPPERGFESPLDGHEEYPVEGGPRFVRPALSVRTPQIRGTEWRFTAGGVEDGDELRLGFADPVHGLALTLHYRMRDDSDVIERWVTVTHVGEGPALELLRADAAVWTLPPRERRRLSQLHGRWAAESRLVRTELTYGETLIGSRRGHTGHQHLPWVAVDDGTATEESGEVYGCALGWSGSWRIAVHQLPDGQVQISGGAGHDDSGLLRLAPGESYVSPVFAGLWSEGGFGGASRSWHAWQLAHVLPGAGDSRPVLYNSWEATGFDISEEQQRALAARAARMGVELFVVDDAWFGRRTSDRAGLGDWTPNPDRFPRGLKPLADEVHARGMAFGIWVEPEMVNADSDLYRAHPDWVQHHRGRTRTEFRHQLVLNLARGDVQEYLWERLDTLLSSTPVDYVKWDFNRCFTDAGWPGEPYPQKLWVEHVHALYALLDRLRAAHPEVAFESCSGGGGRIDLGILSRTDQVWTSDNTDPLDRLAIQHGFGQLHPARVMAAWVTDSPNVQLNGRVSTLRFRFVSAMAGVLGIGGDLTAWSEDELTEARDWVELYKKIRPVVQHGELYRLRPPAGGLSAVQYLRGDEAVVLAWLQSQHHGELPPRLRLRGLDPSAEYECLDTGRLHRGAVLLHHGFSTGLRGDLDAMVLRLRRRA; encoded by the coding sequence ATGATCGAGACGGTTGGTGACGGTCGCATCTGGGTTCTGTCCGGGCTGACGAGCAGCTATGCGCTGCTCGTCACCGACCGGGACGAGCTGCTGCATCTGCACTGGGGACCGCGGATCGGCCCGGCCGACGCCGAGGCGCTCGCCGCCGACCCGCTTCCGCCCGAACGGGGCTTCGAGTCGCCGCTCGACGGGCACGAGGAGTATCCCGTCGAGGGCGGCCCCCGATTCGTCCGGCCCGCGCTGTCCGTCCGTACCCCTCAGATCCGTGGCACCGAATGGCGCTTCACCGCCGGCGGCGTCGAGGACGGTGACGAGCTGCGGCTGGGGTTCGCCGACCCCGTGCACGGCCTCGCGCTGACGCTGCACTACCGGATGCGGGACGACTCCGATGTGATCGAGCGCTGGGTCACGGTGACCCACGTCGGGGAGGGGCCCGCACTGGAGCTGCTGCGCGCCGACGCGGCCGTCTGGACGCTGCCGCCGCGCGAGCGCCGCCGGCTCTCCCAGCTGCACGGCCGATGGGCCGCCGAGTCCCGGCTCGTACGGACCGAGCTCACGTACGGGGAGACGCTGATCGGCTCGCGCCGGGGTCACACCGGGCATCAGCACCTGCCGTGGGTCGCCGTCGACGACGGCACGGCCACGGAGGAGTCCGGGGAGGTGTACGGCTGCGCCCTCGGCTGGTCGGGATCCTGGCGCATCGCCGTGCACCAGCTGCCCGACGGCCAGGTGCAGATCAGCGGCGGCGCCGGCCACGACGACTCCGGACTGCTGCGGCTCGCACCCGGTGAGTCGTACGTCTCACCCGTGTTCGCCGGGCTGTGGAGCGAGGGGGGATTCGGCGGCGCGAGCCGGTCCTGGCATGCCTGGCAGCTCGCCCACGTCCTTCCCGGGGCCGGGGACTCGCGCCCGGTCCTCTACAACTCCTGGGAGGCGACCGGCTTCGACATCTCCGAGGAGCAGCAGCGCGCGCTGGCGGCCCGGGCCGCCCGGATGGGGGTGGAGCTCTTCGTCGTGGACGACGCGTGGTTCGGGCGGCGGACGAGCGACCGGGCCGGGCTCGGGGACTGGACACCGAATCCCGACCGCTTCCCCCGGGGGCTGAAGCCGCTCGCCGACGAGGTGCACGCGCGGGGAATGGCGTTCGGGATCTGGGTCGAGCCGGAGATGGTGAACGCCGACAGCGATCTGTACCGGGCGCACCCGGACTGGGTGCAGCACCACCGGGGGCGGACCCGGACCGAGTTCCGTCATCAGCTGGTGCTGAACCTCGCCCGCGGGGACGTCCAGGAGTACCTCTGGGAGCGGCTGGACACGCTGCTGTCCTCGACGCCCGTCGACTATGTGAAGTGGGACTTCAACCGCTGCTTCACGGACGCGGGCTGGCCCGGGGAGCCGTACCCGCAGAAGCTGTGGGTCGAGCACGTCCACGCGCTCTACGCCCTGCTGGACCGGCTGCGGGCCGCGCACCCCGAGGTCGCCTTCGAGAGCTGCTCGGGCGGCGGGGGCCGGATCGACCTGGGGATCCTCTCCCGCACCGACCAGGTGTGGACCTCCGACAACACCGACCCGCTGGACCGGCTCGCCATCCAGCACGGCTTCGGGCAGCTGCACCCGGCGAGAGTGATGGCCGCATGGGTCACGGACAGCCCGAACGTCCAGCTCAACGGAAGGGTCAGCACCCTGCGCTTCCGGTTCGTGAGCGCCATGGCCGGGGTGCTCGGCATCGGCGGCGACCTCACCGCATGGAGCGAGGACGAGCTGACCGAGGCGCGTGACTGGGTGGAGCTCTACAAGAAGATCAGACCGGTCGTCCAGCACGGCGAGCTGTACCGGCTGCGGCCGCCGGCGGGCGGGCTGAGCGCGGTGCAGTATCTGCGCGGGGACGAGGCCGTCGTACTGGCCTGGCTGCAGTCCCAGCACCACGGAGAGCTTCCGCCGCGGCTCCGGCTGCGCGGGCTCGACCCGTCGGCGGAGTACGAGTGCCTGGACACCGGCCGCCTCCACCGGGGCGCCGTCCTCCTCCATCACGGCTTCTCCACCGGCCTGAGGGGTGACCTCGACGCGATGGTCCTCCGCCTGCGCCGCCGGGCCTGA
- a CDS encoding M23 family metallopeptidase, translating into MPGKGKHRRPRTSPFTRGFVAAGTGGAAIALPLMGAAGAHAAEKSAPVAAPERVASVAHKAVTPQAPQAPKAPKPYTVVAGDYLSKIADEHNVSGGWKKLYADNRAAVGTDPSLIHPGLKLVLGGKATAQGEAKAQPKPERKAAAPAKKAPADKAAAKAEKAEKAQKAVKAEKSSASVERASRTADRAAGAAAAPAAAQAPAPSGFFAPVTSGIGTAYKTAGAMWSSGYHTGVDFVASTGTSVKSVGPGTVVSAGWSGAYGNEVVIKHGDGTYSQYAHLSQLSVASGDGVTGGQQIGLSGSTGNSSGPHLHFEIRTSPSYGSDIDPLAYLRQHGVSI; encoded by the coding sequence ATGCCCGGTAAGGGTAAGCATCGCCGTCCGAGGACCAGCCCGTTCACGCGCGGATTCGTCGCCGCAGGAACGGGCGGGGCCGCCATCGCACTCCCGCTCATGGGTGCCGCCGGTGCGCACGCCGCCGAGAAGTCCGCGCCCGTCGCAGCCCCCGAGCGGGTCGCCTCGGTCGCTCACAAGGCCGTCACCCCGCAGGCGCCGCAGGCTCCCAAGGCGCCGAAGCCGTACACGGTCGTGGCCGGTGACTACCTCTCCAAGATCGCCGATGAGCACAACGTCAGCGGCGGCTGGAAGAAGCTGTACGCCGACAACCGCGCCGCCGTCGGTACGGACCCCTCGCTGATCCACCCGGGTCTGAAGCTCGTCCTCGGCGGCAAGGCGACGGCCCAGGGTGAGGCGAAGGCCCAGCCGAAGCCCGAGCGGAAGGCCGCGGCCCCGGCCAAGAAGGCGCCCGCCGACAAGGCCGCCGCCAAGGCCGAGAAGGCGGAGAAGGCCCAGAAGGCCGTGAAGGCCGAGAAGTCGTCCGCTTCCGTCGAGCGTGCCTCCCGCACCGCCGACCGCGCCGCCGGTGCCGCGGCCGCTCCGGCCGCTGCCCAGGCCCCCGCGCCCTCGGGCTTCTTCGCCCCGGTCACCAGTGGCATCGGCACCGCGTACAAGACCGCCGGTGCCATGTGGTCCAGCGGCTACCACACCGGTGTCGACTTCGTCGCCTCCACGGGGACGTCCGTGAAGTCGGTCGGCCCGGGCACCGTCGTCTCGGCCGGCTGGAGCGGTGCGTACGGCAACGAGGTCGTCATCAAGCACGGCGACGGAACGTACTCGCAGTACGCCCATCTCTCGCAGCTCTCCGTCGCGTCCGGCGACGGTGTCACCGGCGGCCAGCAGATCGGGCTGTCCGGCTCCACCGGCAACTCCTCCGGCCCGCACCTGCACTTCGAGATCCGGACGAGCCCGAGCTACGGCTCGGACATCGACCCGCTGGCCTACCTGCGCCAGCACGGTGTCTCGATCTGA
- a CDS encoding SGNH/GDSL hydrolase family protein translates to MADDSRSRTKGSFGSYAAIGDSFTEGVGDAGPGGQFVGWADRLAVLLDDRVPEHTFRYANLAVRGRLLDQIVEEQVPRAKELAPDLVTFCAGGNDIIRPGTDPDDVAERFERAVAELATSVGTVMVTTGFDTRDVPVLRHLRGKIATYTAHVRAIADRYDCPVLDLWSLKSVQDRRAWDDDRLHLSAEGHTRVALRAAQVLGVDVPADPDQPWPPLPPRGTLEVRRDDIQWAREYLVPWIGRRLRGESSGDHVEPKRPDLLPL, encoded by the coding sequence GTGGCAGACGATTCGCGATCAAGAACAAAGGGCTCATTCGGGTCGTACGCGGCGATCGGTGACAGCTTCACCGAGGGGGTCGGAGACGCGGGACCCGGCGGACAGTTCGTCGGATGGGCGGACCGCCTCGCGGTCCTGCTGGACGACCGCGTACCGGAACACACCTTCCGCTACGCCAATCTCGCCGTACGCGGCAGGCTCCTGGACCAGATCGTCGAGGAACAGGTCCCGCGCGCGAAGGAACTCGCCCCCGACCTGGTGACGTTCTGCGCGGGCGGCAACGACATCATCCGGCCCGGCACCGACCCCGACGACGTCGCGGAGCGCTTCGAACGGGCGGTCGCCGAACTCGCCACCTCCGTCGGCACCGTCATGGTGACGACCGGGTTCGACACCCGCGACGTGCCCGTCCTGCGCCATCTGCGCGGCAAGATCGCCACGTACACCGCGCACGTCCGCGCCATCGCCGACCGCTACGACTGCCCCGTCCTCGACCTCTGGTCGCTCAAGTCCGTCCAGGACAGACGTGCCTGGGACGACGACCGGCTGCATCTCTCGGCCGAGGGCCACACGCGTGTGGCACTGCGCGCCGCCCAGGTGCTCGGCGTGGACGTGCCCGCGGACCCGGACCAGCCGTGGCCGCCGCTGCCGCCGCGCGGCACGCTCGAAGTCCGCCGCGACGACATCCAATGGGCGCGCGAGTACCTCGTGCCGTGGATCGGCCGTCGGCTCCGGGGCGAATCGTCCGGCGACCATGTGGAGCCCAAGCGCCCGGACCTGCTTCCGCTCTGA
- a CDS encoding STM4011 family radical SAM protein, whose translation MDLTVLYRGPLASCDYDCPYCPFAKRRDSREQLRADRDALERFAGWAAARQPEDRLSVLFTPWGEGLVRSWYRRTLAELSRLPHIRRVAIQTNLSCRTDWLAEADPDTLALWCTYHPGQTPYDRFLGKCRELSARGIRFSVGIVGFEEHLEAARRLRADLPEHVYLWVNAAEGRDYTDEEAARWTALDPLFPYSRHPHRSAGLPCRTGESVISVDGDGTVRRCHFVPAELGNLYDGSYRAALRPRACPLAVCDCHIGYVHLESLPLYDVFAGGVLERIPASA comes from the coding sequence ATGGACCTGACCGTGCTGTACCGGGGGCCGCTGGCCTCCTGCGACTACGACTGCCCCTACTGCCCGTTCGCCAAGCGCCGTGACAGCCGGGAGCAGCTGCGGGCCGACCGTGACGCGCTGGAGCGGTTCGCGGGCTGGGCGGCGGCGCGGCAGCCGGAGGACCGGCTGTCGGTGCTCTTCACGCCCTGGGGCGAGGGCCTGGTGCGCTCCTGGTACCGGCGCACGCTGGCCGAGCTGTCCCGGCTGCCGCACATCCGCCGCGTGGCCATCCAGACGAATCTGAGCTGCCGTACGGACTGGCTGGCGGAGGCCGATCCGGACACCCTCGCGCTGTGGTGCACGTACCACCCGGGGCAGACGCCGTACGACCGCTTCCTCGGCAAGTGCCGTGAACTGTCGGCGCGCGGCATCAGGTTCAGTGTCGGGATCGTCGGCTTCGAGGAGCATCTGGAGGCCGCCCGCCGGCTGCGGGCCGATCTCCCGGAGCACGTCTATCTGTGGGTCAACGCGGCGGAGGGGCGTGACTACACGGACGAGGAGGCCGCCCGCTGGACGGCCCTCGACCCCCTCTTCCCGTACAGCCGCCATCCGCACCGCTCGGCCGGTCTGCCGTGCCGTACGGGCGAGTCGGTGATCTCGGTCGACGGTGACGGGACGGTGCGGCGCTGCCACTTCGTCCCGGCCGAGCTGGGCAATCTCTACGACGGCTCGTACAGGGCGGCGCTGCGACCGCGCGCCTGCCCGCTCGCGGTGTGCGACTGCCACATCGGCTATGTCCATCTGGAGTCGCTGCCGCTGTACGACGTGTTCGCGGGCGGGGTCCTGGAGAGGATCCCCGCCTCCGCGTAG
- a CDS encoding STM4012 family radical SAM protein, producing the protein MTNTSTSTSTSTSTDTNVIRPYQSYVYAYPHKTSYRPLPDRPVLRELWRPEPKDALSLYLHIPFCEVRCGFCNLFTRIGAPDELTTRYLDALERQALAVRDALGDAGRDKVTDSIAGTGKGTSTGPVRFAAAAFGGGTPTFLTAGELERLCDIAERRMGADLRAVPFSVETSPATATADRLAVLAERGTTRLSIGVQSFVDDEARAAVRPQRRADVEAALSRIRDTAIPVLNIDLIYGIDGQTEATWRRSLDAALAWRPEELYLYPLYVRPLTGLGRLDGTGTEPGTGTDLDTVWDEQRLRLYRYGREHLLANGYEQVSMRMFRRTGGPDAALGGPDDHACQTDGMIGLGCGARSYTSGLHYSFDYAVDMRRIRTIIDDYTATEDFTRAEVGRRIDTDEARRRHLLQSLLQARGMEVAEYRTRFGTAPADDFPAELAAFADRGWLEENGGLLRLTPEGLAYSDALGPALFSPAVRAAMAAYEAK; encoded by the coding sequence ATGACGAACACGAGCACGAGCACGAGCACGAGCACGAGCACCGACACGAACGTGATCCGCCCGTACCAGAGTTACGTCTACGCCTATCCGCACAAGACGTCCTACCGCCCACTGCCGGACCGGCCCGTGCTGCGCGAGCTGTGGAGACCCGAGCCCAAGGACGCGCTCTCCCTCTACCTCCACATCCCGTTCTGCGAGGTCCGCTGCGGCTTCTGCAACCTCTTCACGCGGATCGGCGCCCCGGACGAACTGACCACGCGCTATCTCGACGCGCTGGAGCGACAGGCCCTGGCCGTCCGTGACGCCCTCGGCGACGCGGGCAGGGACAAGGTCACGGACAGCATCGCGGGCACGGGCAAGGGCACGAGCACCGGCCCGGTCCGCTTCGCCGCCGCCGCGTTCGGCGGCGGCACACCGACCTTCCTCACCGCCGGGGAGCTGGAGCGGCTCTGCGACATCGCGGAGCGGCGAATGGGCGCCGACCTGCGCGCGGTGCCGTTCTCGGTGGAGACCTCACCGGCCACCGCGACCGCCGACCGGCTCGCCGTGCTCGCCGAGCGCGGGACGACCCGGCTGAGCATCGGCGTCCAGAGCTTCGTCGACGACGAGGCGAGGGCCGCCGTCCGCCCGCAGCGGCGCGCCGATGTCGAGGCCGCGCTCTCCCGCATCCGGGACACAGCGATCCCCGTCCTCAACATCGACCTGATCTACGGCATCGACGGCCAGACGGAGGCGACCTGGCGCCGTTCGCTCGACGCGGCGCTCGCCTGGCGGCCCGAGGAGCTGTATCTCTACCCCCTCTATGTGCGGCCGTTGACCGGGCTCGGCCGCCTCGACGGCACGGGTACGGAGCCGGGGACCGGCACGGACCTCGACACCGTCTGGGACGAGCAGCGGCTGCGTCTGTACCGGTACGGCCGTGAGCACCTGCTGGCGAACGGGTACGAGCAGGTGTCGATGCGCATGTTCCGCCGCACCGGCGGTCCGGACGCGGCACTCGGCGGCCCGGACGACCACGCCTGCCAGACCGACGGCATGATCGGCCTCGGCTGCGGGGCGCGTTCGTACACGTCGGGGCTGCACTACTCCTTCGACTACGCCGTCGACATGCGCCGGATACGCACGATCATCGACGACTACACGGCCACGGAGGACTTCACGCGTGCCGAGGTCGGCCGGCGGATCGACACCGACGAGGCGCGGCGCCGCCATCTGCTCCAGTCGCTGTTGCAGGCGCGAGGTATGGAGGTGGCCGAGTACCGGACGCGGTTCGGCACCGCTCCGGCGGACGACTTCCCGGCCGAGCTGGCCGCCTTCGCCGATCGCGGCTGGCTGGAGGAGAACGGCGGACTGCTGCGCCTCACTCCGGAGGGGCTGGCGTACTCCGACGCCCTGGGTCCCGCGCTGTTCTCGCCCGCCGTACGGGCCGCGATGGCCGCGTACGAGGCGAAGTGA
- a CDS encoding STM4013/SEN3800 family hydrolase → MSSVVGTDDLLLVTLDTLRFDVAEELAAAGRIPNLARHLPGGVWERRHAPGSFTYASHQAIFAGFLPTPAAPGPHPRLFAARFAGSETTAEGTFVYDTPDLVSGLAQAGYRTVCVGGVGFFNRQGPLGSVLPGLFQDSHWEPEFGVVSPTSFESQVDRAEKVVASLPHDQRLFLFVNVSALHQPNWFHLPGATRESGDTRETHAAALEYVDRHIGRLFAAASSRRRCFAIVCSDHGTAYGDGGYTGHRLGHEVVWTVPYAQFFLPGPGPAEGAR, encoded by the coding sequence ATGTCGTCCGTCGTCGGCACGGACGATCTGCTGCTCGTCACGCTCGACACCCTCCGCTTCGACGTCGCGGAGGAGCTCGCGGCGGCCGGCCGCATCCCGAATCTGGCGCGCCATCTGCCCGGCGGCGTCTGGGAGCGGCGGCACGCCCCGGGCAGCTTCACCTACGCCTCGCACCAGGCGATCTTCGCCGGCTTCCTGCCGACACCGGCCGCCCCCGGTCCCCATCCACGACTGTTCGCCGCGCGCTTCGCGGGAAGTGAGACGACCGCCGAGGGCACGTTCGTGTACGACACACCCGACCTGGTCTCCGGACTCGCGCAGGCCGGGTACCGGACGGTGTGCGTCGGGGGCGTCGGGTTCTTCAACCGGCAGGGCCCGCTGGGCTCCGTGCTGCCCGGGCTGTTCCAGGACAGCCACTGGGAGCCGGAGTTCGGCGTGGTCTCCCCCACCTCCTTCGAGTCCCAGGTCGACCGGGCCGAGAAGGTGGTCGCCTCGCTCCCGCACGACCAGCGGCTGTTCCTGTTCGTCAATGTGTCCGCGCTGCACCAGCCCAACTGGTTCCATCTGCCCGGCGCGACCCGCGAGAGCGGCGACACGCGCGAGACCCATGCCGCCGCGCTGGAGTACGTCGACCGGCACATCGGCCGGCTCTTCGCCGCCGCGAGCAGCCGGCGTCGCTGCTTCGCCATCGTCTGTTCCGACCACGGCACGGCGTACGGCGACGGCGGCTACACCGGACACCGGCTCGGCCACGAGGTCGTCTGGACCGTTCCGTACGCGCAGTTCTTCCTGCCCGGCCCCGGCCCGGCGGAGGGCGCCCGATGA
- a CDS encoding STM4014 family protein: protein MRPAAPPRFAVVGIPDNRRVAFFRRAVRAAGLPEARVVPWLDVLHGRARFLPGEIVRIDSPGEDPEVDLLLRGADDPARVEGTGRWYARFTQAVRAVAQAVEAAGGTLLDDPADVAVLFDKRLCHERLESAGVAVPPSPTSGAAAPVVRGWDDVRAVLGLPCFHRVFVKLAHGSSASGVLAVEVAGGGRIRATTSVERTPDGRLFNSLRLRRYTGESEIAAIVDTLAPDGLHIERWLPKALQHGRAADLRVVVVAGRATHAVVRTSRSPLTNLHLGGLRGDLAEAGTAVRAAGRSWRDDVLGLAERAAALFPETLCVGVDLLPATGWRRFAVGEVNAFGDLLPGLTGLPGSGAEGLDTYAAQVAAALPPHHEEQPCTTQPLTAGPA, encoded by the coding sequence GTGAGACCGGCCGCACCACCGCGCTTCGCGGTCGTCGGCATCCCGGACAACCGCCGGGTGGCGTTCTTCCGGCGGGCCGTGCGCGCCGCGGGGTTGCCCGAGGCGCGTGTCGTCCCCTGGCTGGACGTTCTGCACGGCAGGGCCCGGTTCCTGCCGGGCGAGATCGTACGGATCGACTCCCCCGGTGAGGACCCGGAGGTGGACCTGCTGCTGCGCGGCGCAGACGACCCGGCCAGGGTCGAGGGCACCGGCCGCTGGTACGCCCGCTTCACACAGGCCGTCCGGGCCGTGGCGCAGGCCGTGGAGGCGGCGGGCGGCACGCTGCTCGACGATCCGGCCGACGTCGCCGTGCTGTTCGACAAGCGGCTGTGCCACGAGCGGCTCGAGTCGGCCGGGGTGGCGGTGCCGCCGTCGCCCACCTCGGGGGCCGCGGCTCCTGTCGTGCGGGGCTGGGACGACGTGCGTGCGGTGCTCGGCCTGCCGTGCTTCCACCGTGTGTTCGTGAAGCTCGCCCATGGTTCCTCCGCCTCGGGTGTCCTCGCGGTGGAGGTCGCCGGCGGTGGCCGGATCCGGGCGACCACCTCGGTCGAACGGACGCCGGACGGGCGGCTGTTCAACTCGCTCCGGCTCCGCCGCTACACGGGGGAGTCCGAGATCGCCGCGATCGTGGACACGCTCGCGCCCGACGGTCTGCACATCGAGCGCTGGCTGCCCAAGGCCCTCCAGCACGGCAGGGCCGCCGATCTGCGCGTCGTGGTCGTCGCCGGCCGGGCGACCCACGCGGTCGTACGGACCAGTCGCTCGCCGCTCACCAATCTGCATCTGGGCGGCCTGCGGGGCGATCTGGCCGAGGCCGGGACGGCCGTTCGGGCCGCGGGCCGCAGCTGGCGCGACGACGTGCTGGGCCTGGCCGAGAGGGCGGCCGCCCTCTTCCCGGAGACCTTGTGCGTCGGCGTCGATCTGCTGCCGGCCACCGGCTGGCGCAGGTTCGCCGTCGGCGAGGTCAACGCGTTCGGCGATCTGCTGCCCGGACTCACGGGGCTGCCCGGCAGCGGCGCCGAGGGCCTCGACACGTATGCGGCCCAGGTCGCCGCCGCCCTTCCACCGCACCACGAGGAACAGCCATGCACCACTCAGCCGCTCACGGCCGGTCCGGCATGA
- a CDS encoding STM4015 family protein, whose product MTIGDHLQELHGLPAFDFPGADAKADGLPDAASVAWRVGVDSYESEEEWEEAFARFTAAVDPTQVRALIVGSWSDAYDSGPSEVFSALLAARERLPRLRALFVGDITFEECEISWIHQGDVTPLLGGFPDLLEFGVRGGQDLVFDAVRHESLRTLRVETGGLPVQVVRGIAASELPALEHLDLWLGTSWYGADAEIADLEPFLAGTRLPRLRRLALRNSEIQDEIAAALAAAPVVERLDTLDLSMGTLGDRGAAALLEGQPLTHLKKLDLHHHFISEAMAERIRRSLEPAGVAVDLDDEQKPWDDDEDGGRFTAVAE is encoded by the coding sequence ATGACCATTGGGGACCACCTGCAGGAGCTGCACGGCCTGCCCGCGTTCGACTTCCCCGGCGCCGACGCGAAGGCGGACGGGCTGCCGGACGCCGCGTCCGTCGCCTGGCGGGTCGGCGTCGACTCGTACGAGAGCGAGGAGGAGTGGGAGGAGGCCTTCGCCCGCTTCACCGCCGCTGTCGACCCCACGCAGGTCCGGGCGCTGATCGTCGGCTCCTGGAGCGACGCGTACGACAGCGGTCCGAGCGAGGTCTTCTCCGCGCTGCTCGCCGCGCGCGAGCGGCTGCCGCGGCTGCGCGCCCTGTTCGTCGGTGACATCACCTTCGAGGAGTGTGAGATCTCCTGGATCCACCAGGGCGATGTCACCCCGCTGTTGGGCGGCTTCCCCGACCTGCTGGAGTTCGGTGTACGCGGAGGCCAGGACCTGGTCTTCGACGCCGTGCGCCACGAGAGCCTGCGGACGCTCCGGGTCGAGACAGGTGGTCTGCCCGTCCAGGTGGTGCGGGGCATCGCGGCGAGCGAACTGCCCGCGCTGGAGCACCTGGACCTCTGGCTCGGCACGTCCTGGTACGGCGCCGACGCCGAGATCGCCGATCTGGAGCCGTTCCTCGCCGGCACCCGGCTGCCCCGCCTGCGCCGGCTCGCCCTGCGCAACAGTGAGATCCAGGACGAGATCGCCGCGGCGCTCGCCGCCGCCCCGGTCGTCGAGCGCCTCGACACCCTGGACCTGTCGATGGGCACCCTCGGCGACCGGGGCGCCGCGGCCCTGCTCGAAGGCCAGCCGCTCACCCACCTCAAGAAGCTCGACCTGCATCACCACTTCATCAGCGAGGCGATGGCCGAGCGCATACGCCGGTCCCTGGAACCGGCCGGAGTCGCCGTCGACCTCGACGACGAGCAGAAGCCCTGGGACGACGACGAGGACGGCGGCCGTTTCACCGCGGTGGCCGAGTGA
- a CDS encoding class I SAM-dependent methyltransferase: MDRAARRGYSGTGPGAITPDGCAVEVYERLPVLDEPDVIEGAVPAGAAVLELGSGTGRITHPLVRRGFSVTAVDESPQMLERVTGARTVCSSIESLDLGSRFDVVLLASFLVHAAGPQVRRRLLETCRRHVEDDGCVLIQREAQGRHENLPQERSVPGGLVRVVSSEPAGPGVRSVHVEYVFPDARWTQTFLSCPLSDEAFESALTQAGLAVDTFLTEDRTWVRALPVTS, translated from the coding sequence ATGGACCGGGCAGCACGGCGGGGATACAGCGGCACGGGACCGGGAGCGATCACGCCCGACGGGTGTGCCGTCGAGGTGTACGAGCGTCTTCCGGTGCTCGACGAACCCGATGTCATCGAGGGCGCCGTGCCCGCCGGGGCGGCCGTCCTGGAGCTGGGCTCGGGAACCGGCCGCATCACGCATCCGCTGGTGCGGCGCGGGTTCTCGGTGACGGCCGTCGACGAATCACCCCAGATGCTGGAAAGGGTCACCGGCGCACGGACCGTGTGCAGTTCCATCGAGTCACTGGATCTCGGCAGTCGCTTCGACGTCGTGCTGCTGGCGTCCTTCCTCGTCCACGCGGCCGGTCCGCAGGTGCGCCGGCGGCTGCTGGAGACGTGCCGGCGGCATGTCGAGGACGACGGGTGCGTCCTGATCCAGCGGGAAGCGCAGGGGCGGCACGAGAATCTGCCGCAGGAGCGGTCGGTCCCCGGAGGCCTCGTGCGGGTGGTCTCGTCCGAGCCGGCCGGACCGGGGGTCCGTTCCGTCCATGTCGAGTACGTGTTTCCCGACGCCCGCTGGACGCAGACGTTCCTGTCCTGCCCGCTGAGCGACGAGGCGTTCGAGTCCGCACTGACACAGGCGGGGCTCGCCGTCGACACGTTCCTCACCGAGGACCGCACCTGGGTCCGGGCGCTGCCGGTCACGAGCTGA